One window of Fusobacterium sp. IOR10 genomic DNA carries:
- a CDS encoding DUF1858 domain-containing protein → MKKINKDMIIGDIIRENNDLMDTFSENGMYCVGCPSAQMESIEDACAVHGLDVNKLVDALNKKRGE, encoded by the coding sequence ATGAAAAAAATAAATAAAGATATGATAATTGGTGACATTATAAGAGAAAACAATGATTTAATGGATACTTTTTCTGAAAACGGAATGTACTGCGTTGGTTGTCCTTCTGCTCAAATGGAATCTATAGAAGATGCTTGTGCTGTTCATGGCTTAGATGTTAATAAATTAGTTGACGCCCTTAATAAAAAGAGAGGAGAATAA
- a CDS encoding hemerythrin domain-containing protein, with product MYGIDLLVEEHNNILRMKTAIRKICLGILEGNDLDIEKFEKIIEFGKNYADKHHHQKEERILFKVMMEKLGPVANTLIKNGMLVEHDLGRLHMMQLVEAVKQYKLDPKTEYKMDIIFNSLAYGDLLQRHIDKENLAAYSYAERTLSQEDKNFIDKETKISEDEATKNGFQKKYLGILEEIEN from the coding sequence ATGTATGGAATAGATTTATTAGTTGAAGAGCATAACAATATTCTTAGAATGAAAACTGCCATTAGAAAAATATGTTTAGGTATTTTAGAAGGAAATGATTTAGATATAGAAAAATTTGAAAAAATTATTGAATTTGGAAAAAATTATGCTGATAAACATCATCACCAAAAGGAAGAAAGAATACTATTTAAAGTAATGATGGAAAAATTAGGTCCTGTGGCTAATACATTAATTAAAAATGGAATGTTAGTTGAGCATGACTTGGGAAGATTACATATGATGCAATTAGTGGAAGCAGTTAAACAATATAAATTAGATCCTAAAACTGAATACAAAATGGATATTATTTTTAATTCCCTTGCATATGGTGATCTATTACAAAGACACATTGATAAAGAAAATTTAGCTGCCTACAGTTATGCTGAAAGAACTCTATCACAAGAAGATAAAAATTTCATTGATAAGGAAACTAAAATTTCAGAAGATGAAGCAACTAAAAATGGTTTTCAAAAAAAATATCTAGGAATATTAGAAGAAATAGAAAATTAA
- a CDS encoding glycerophosphodiester phosphodiesterase, whose product MTKIFAHRGFKGYYPENTLLAFKKAIDIGVDGIELDVQLTKDNVVVIIHDETIDRTTNGHGFVANFDYKELSAFNASANFFKYGFNSIPTFEEYCNLVKDTDIITNIELKTGKNEYRGIEEKVFNLIKKYNLEKKVIISSFNHYSILRMKKIAPLLKYGFLSDTWIVDAGKYTKNLGVQCYHPCYESMTEDIVKNIKNEGIEINVYTVNDEKNIRDMFNKKIDIIIGNYPDLALKIRDEYLEKGDTND is encoded by the coding sequence ATGACAAAAATTTTTGCACATAGGGGATTCAAGGGATATTATCCTGAGAATACCCTTTTGGCTTTTAAGAAGGCTATAGATATTGGAGTTGATGGAATAGAATTAGATGTACAACTAACAAAGGATAATGTAGTTGTTATTATTCATGATGAAACAATTGATAGAACTACAAATGGACATGGCTTTGTTGCTAACTTTGATTATAAAGAGTTATCTGCATTTAATGCTTCAGCTAATTTCTTTAAATACGGCTTTAATTCTATACCTACCTTTGAAGAATATTGTAATTTAGTAAAAGATACAGATATCATTACAAATATTGAACTTAAAACAGGGAAAAATGAATATAGAGGTATTGAAGAAAAGGTTTTTAACCTTATAAAAAAATATAATTTAGAAAAGAAAGTTATTATTTCTAGTTTCAATCATTATTCTATATTAAGAATGAAAAAAATTGCCCCCCTTCTAAAATATGGATTCCTTTCTGATACTTGGATAGTTGATGCTGGAAAATATACTAAAAACTTAGGAGTTCAGTGTTACCATCCTTGTTATGAAAGTATGACTGAAGATATTGTGAAAAATATAAAAAATGAAGGTATTGAAATTAATGTTTATACTGTTAATGATGAAAAAAATATTAGGGATATGTTTAATAAAAAAATTGATATTATTATTGGAAACTATCCTGATTTAGCTTTAAAGATAAGAGATGAATACCTGGAAAAAGGAGATACTAATGACTAA
- a CDS encoding MalY/PatB family protein: MTNFNKVIDRKKTNSMKWDFIDLVYPDINHEVLPLWIADMDFQCSNEITKALTKRVNHKIFGYSFFDQEYYDILIKWFKENYSYNIEKKNINYSPGVVPALAILIKILTEEGDGVIIQPPVYGPFQSTILSNKRKVVKNHLINNKGHYSIDFKDLEIKIKNSNNKLLILCSPHNPVGRVWTKEELEKIVNICTENDIFIIADEIHCDIIRNNVNFTSMGTFKKNIKEKLIICTSPSKSFNLAGLQLSNIIIFSNKIKKKWTEEVVSKMHMGLPSPFAITATKAAYSKSKPWLTKVNSYIDDNLKFLEEYLNEHLPKIKYIIPEGTYLAWLDFSEYNLSDDEIIHRMLNKGKVAFNKGVLFGKDGKQYQRINVACSREILNEALIRIELALK, encoded by the coding sequence ATGACTAACTTTAACAAAGTTATAGATAGAAAAAAGACAAATTCAATGAAATGGGATTTTATTGATCTTGTTTATCCTGATATAAATCATGAAGTTTTACCCTTATGGATTGCTGATATGGATTTTCAATGTTCCAATGAAATTACAAAAGCTTTAACCAAAAGGGTTAATCATAAAATTTTTGGTTATAGTTTTTTTGATCAAGAATATTATGATATTTTGATAAAATGGTTTAAAGAAAATTATTCTTATAATATTGAGAAAAAAAACATAAATTATAGTCCCGGAGTTGTCCCAGCTTTAGCTATTCTTATTAAAATATTAACTGAAGAAGGAGATGGAGTAATAATTCAACCTCCTGTTTATGGACCCTTTCAAAGCACTATCCTTAGTAACAAAAGAAAAGTTGTTAAGAATCATTTAATTAATAACAAGGGTCATTATTCTATAGATTTTAAAGATTTAGAAATAAAAATAAAAAATTCTAATAATAAATTACTTATTCTTTGTAGTCCTCACAATCCTGTTGGAAGAGTTTGGACAAAGGAAGAATTGGAAAAAATTGTAAATATTTGCACTGAAAATGATATTTTCATTATAGCAGATGAAATACATTGTGATATAATTAGAAATAATGTAAACTTCACTTCTATGGGAACTTTCAAAAAAAATATTAAAGAAAAATTAATAATATGTACTTCCCCTAGTAAATCTTTTAATCTAGCAGGACTTCAGTTGTCTAATATAATTATATTCTCAAATAAAATAAAGAAAAAATGGACTGAAGAAGTTGTTTCTAAAATGCATATGGGGTTACCTTCTCCATTTGCTATAACAGCAACAAAGGCTGCATACTCAAAAAGCAAACCTTGGCTTACTAAAGTCAATAGCTATATAGATGATAATTTAAAATTCTTAGAAGAATATTTAAATGAACACTTACCTAAAATTAAATATATTATTCCTGAAGGAACTTACTTGGCTTGGCTTGATTTTAGTGAATATAATCTATCTGATGATGAAATTATTCATAGAATGTTAAATAAAGGAAAAGTTGCCTTTAATAAGGGAGTTTTATTTGGAAAAGATGGGAAACAATATCAAAGAATTAATGTAGCTTGTTCTAGAGAAATTTTAAATGAGGCTTTAATTAGAATAGAACTTGCTTTAAAATAA
- a CDS encoding LDCC motif putative metal-binding protein, whose protein sequence is MLQKLKTAFNHFLEKIAVENKKTFGDQKLDCCSINKGQKNKKIR, encoded by the coding sequence ATGTTACAAAAACTAAAAACGGCTTTTAACCATTTTTTAGAAAAAATTGCAGTTGAAAACAAAAAAACCTTTGGAGATCAAAAACTAGATTGTTGTTCTATAAACAAAGGACAGAAAAATAAAAAAATAAGATAA
- a CDS encoding DNA alkylation repair protein, whose translation MIYNGNYNEFYKELFNLIDEKYKDETQFERHRKIINVPREEIIGLKIPPMKKIAQEIAKNNWKNFLNEKRNNTYEEKLIRGLVIGYVKEDYNNLEKYIEEFFKNDVDNWAICDSAISNLKIIKKNRKEYFKLITGYMDSHNPWEVRVLLVSLLNYYIDHEYIYELIEICKKVKNEHYYVKMALAWLISIMFIKKREETLKFLQEEKYNLDTWTYNKALQKITESFRVTKEDKDLIRSMKIKTSKI comes from the coding sequence ATGATATATAATGGAAATTACAATGAGTTTTATAAGGAACTTTTCAATTTAATAGATGAAAAATATAAAGATGAAACTCAGTTTGAAAGGCACAGAAAAATTATAAATGTCCCAAGGGAAGAAATAATAGGATTAAAAATTCCTCCTATGAAAAAAATAGCACAGGAAATAGCTAAGAATAACTGGAAAAACTTCTTAAATGAAAAAAGAAATAATACATATGAAGAAAAGTTAATAAGAGGTCTTGTAATTGGTTATGTGAAAGAAGATTATAATAATCTTGAAAAATATATAGAAGAATTTTTTAAAAATGATGTTGATAACTGGGCAATCTGTGATAGTGCTATTTCAAATTTAAAAATTATTAAAAAAAATAGAAAGGAATATTTTAAATTAATTACTGGATATATGGATTCTCATAATCCATGGGAAGTGAGAGTGTTATTAGTTTCCCTTTTAAATTACTATATTGACCATGAATATATATATGAATTAATAGAAATTTGTAAGAAAGTTAAAAATGAACATTATTATGTTAAAATGGCCCTTGCTTGGTTAATATCAATTATGTTTATAAAAAAAAGAGAAGAAACATTGAAATTTCTTCAAGAGGAAAAATATAATTTAGACACTTGGACATACAATAAAGCTCTGCAAAAAATAACAGAGTCTTTTAGAGTAACTAAGGAAGATAAAGATTTAATAAGAAGCATGAAAATAAAAACATCTAAGATTTAA
- a CDS encoding cyclase family protein, translating to MKIIDLTHGICENISVFPGSSLPKIEKTSTVEKDGFNESMLTILSHTGTHVDAPRHIFSKGKSLDEFSVDSFIGKAFVVDTRKINPKEDIKIKDINKESFKKADFILFYNGLDKKYGKKEFLTDYPVPSKELIDLINVHNKKGIGFDVIGLDRLENENLDLHKRLFENNDIINIENLSNLDKIIDEIGEGLFTFVALPLKFKNSDGAPVRAIGILEED from the coding sequence ATGAAAATAATAGATTTGACTCATGGGATATGTGAAAATATATCTGTTTTTCCAGGATCATCATTACCTAAAATAGAAAAAACAAGTACTGTTGAAAAGGATGGATTCAATGAAAGTATGCTAACTATATTATCCCATACAGGTACCCACGTAGATGCTCCAAGACATATATTTTCAAAGGGAAAATCCCTAGATGAATTTTCTGTGGATTCATTTATAGGAAAAGCTTTTGTTGTGGATACTAGAAAAATAAATCCAAAGGAAGATATTAAAATAAAAGATATAAATAAGGAGAGTTTTAAAAAAGCAGATTTTATATTATTTTATAATGGCTTGGATAAAAAATATGGGAAAAAAGAATTTTTAACAGATTATCCTGTTCCTAGTAAAGAGTTAATTGACCTTATAAATGTTCACAATAAAAAGGGAATTGGTTTTGATGTTATTGGTCTAGATAGGTTGGAAAATGAAAATTTAGATTTACACAAAAGATTATTTGAAAATAATGATATAATAAACATAGAAAATTTAAGTAATCTAGATAAGATTATAGATGAAATAGGAGAGGGTTTGTTTACTTTTGTGGCGTTACCACTAAAATTTAAAAACAGCGATGGAGCACCTGTGAGAGCCATTGGAATACTAGAGGAGGATTAA
- a CDS encoding helix-turn-helix domain-containing protein has product MEYSYKFLPFLKVFKETKLKMSEKIIYFIIESLDNDNGCFASNAYFMELTGYSRRTCISSITKLRKLGYITVKLIKDPNNNKKTIRRIIHVTKRYIFLYEDRKNNELTESEKTIVYEILFYYNVLGLPRYDKVTNNNKIIIKACDKLGKRKVQEALEKMSKSTFVKENLSINSIFKIENLEKGLNGYFKDFNKKEKENENNRFDSWDM; this is encoded by the coding sequence ATGGAATATAGTTATAAATTTTTACCTTTTTTAAAGGTTTTTAAAGAAACTAAATTGAAAATGAGTGAGAAGATTATATATTTTATAATTGAATCTTTGGATAATGATAATGGATGTTTTGCATCTAACGCTTATTTTATGGAATTAACAGGTTATTCAAGAAGAACCTGTATAAGTTCCATAACTAAATTAAGAAAATTAGGATATATAACAGTTAAACTTATTAAAGATCCTAATAATAATAAAAAAACAATTAGAAGAATTATTCATGTTACAAAAAGATATATATTTTTATACGAAGATAGAAAAAATAATGAATTAACTGAATCTGAAAAAACCATTGTATATGAAATACTTTTTTATTATAATGTATTGGGATTACCTAGGTATGATAAAGTTACAAATAACAATAAGATCATTATTAAGGCATGTGATAAACTAGGAAAAAGGAAAGTACAAGAAGCTTTGGAAAAAATGAGCAAAAGTACATTTGTTAAAGAAAATCTTTCTATAAATTCCATATTTAAAATAGAAAATTTAGAAAAAGGATTAAATGGATATTTTAAAGATTTTAATAAAAAGGAGAAGGAAAATGAAAATAATAGATTTGACTCATGGGATATGTGA
- a CDS encoding SUMF1/EgtB/PvdO family nonheme iron enzyme, producing METMNLNFVESIKNIDMLVNGLTEKMVELKEQYRELQQQKEITLKLSNVENIKINTIVAKGGSYKPYSLDTYKEISPLHVDKYLVTQKLWFSIMKTAPSNFIGKDLPVETVSWMDALKFCNKLSIKEGYKEVYKIENNKLTKIILEDGKEVDPCIADFSKTKGYRLPTEVEWEWFARGGQKGIEKGSFNSKFAGSDNVKDIAWSSSDSNSKTHNVGLKAPNELGLYDVSGNVWEWCFDSNHSTDRSSHETSTLEKNTFMYTQSEDDRVIRGGSWFNRGEFMNLIHKYHFGNNDKDSSIGFRVCRTY from the coding sequence ATGGAAACAATGAATTTAAATTTTGTAGAATCTATTAAAAATATTGATATGCTAGTTAATGGTTTAACTGAAAAAATGGTTGAATTAAAAGAACAGTATCGAGAGCTTCAACAACAAAAAGAGATCACGTTAAAATTAAGTAATGTGGAAAATATTAAAATTAATACTATTGTTGCCAAAGGAGGATCTTATAAACCCTATTCTTTAGATACCTATAAAGAAATTTCTCCTTTACATGTTGATAAATATTTAGTTACACAAAAATTATGGTTTTCAATAATGAAAACAGCTCCAAGTAACTTTATAGGAAAGGATCTTCCTGTTGAAACAGTATCTTGGATGGATGCTTTAAAATTCTGTAATAAATTAAGTATAAAAGAAGGATATAAAGAAGTTTATAAAATAGAAAATAATAAACTTACAAAAATTATACTAGAAGATGGCAAAGAAGTTGATCCTTGTATAGCAGATTTTTCAAAAACCAAAGGTTATAGATTACCAACAGAAGTTGAATGGGAATGGTTTGCAAGGGGTGGACAAAAGGGAATAGAAAAGGGAAGCTTTAACAGTAAATTTGCTGGATCTGATAATGTTAAAGATATTGCCTGGTCATCCTCTGATTCAAATTCAAAAACTCACAATGTTGGATTAAAAGCTCCAAATGAATTGGGATTATATGATGTTTCTGGAAATGTTTGGGAGTGGTGTTTTGACTCAAATCATAGCACTGATAGAAGCTCTCATGAAACTTCAACACTGGAAAAAAATACATTTATGTATACTCAATCAGAAGATGATAGAGTTATAAGGGGAGGATCTTGGTTTAATAGGGGAGAATTTATGAATTTAATTCATAAATATCATTTTGGAAATAATGATAAAGATTCTAGTATAGGATTTAGAGTTTGTAGAACATACTAA